The genomic interval ACAGGAAATACTGAAGTTGGAAAATATGTTAGAGAATTACATTTTATTAGACAAAAATAACTTTTATCAAGGGGGAATAAAATGATAGAATTATTGACATCAGGTGCTATGAGTAATAGAATGTTACTTTTAATGTTTACAGTATTTTTTTCTATCTTTCCAGTTATGTTTTTAATATTTGGAATTATGATGCGAAGAGGACAACAAAATAATATTAGTAGTTATGATGGTGAAGTTAAAGGAGAGATAATAGAGGTTTTAAACTCTGAAAAAAGTGCAATGTTTGCTACTTATCCTATATATCAATATGAAGTAAATAAACATAAGTATATTGTTAAACCTAATTTTATATTTTTTAATTCTAGTTTAGATAAAAAATATCATGATAGTGAAAATGTAACTTGTATTACATATCTAAATAAACATGGCGGAAATACTAGAACAAAATATAAGGTTGGAGAAAGTATAATAATAAAATATGATATTGATAATCCTAAAAATCATGAAATTCTAAATGATAAAGACAAAAAATTTGCATATAATAGTAGAAGAATTGCTGCACTTCTTCTTATTATTTTTCCTCTTATTTTCCTTATTGCTTCATTTTTTATTAAAGGACAAGCAGTTTTTACACCAGCAAATTAATATTACTTTTTGAAGGCTGAGAAATCAGCCTTCTTTTTTATAATAAAATTACTTTTTTTCTCAGATTTTCACACTGCTCATTTTACCATAAAATCATTGATACTATTGACAAAATAGGTGTTTTTTGTTACAATAAAATAACTTACAAAATTTATTTACTTAGGCAAAATTAGAGGCAATTTAGATACATGAACAACATTATTTTACTTAATAAAAAATTAAAAATATAAATAAAATTTCAGGGGAGAAAAAATGGTAAATAATTTATCTACAGTTGAAAAAAATTTACGTTCTATTGCTAAAAGATATGAAAATGTAAAATATTCAGTTGGACTTGCTGTACTTTTTTTAATGAAGGGAACAAGTGCTTTTTCTGATGACAACATGATACAAGAAGCAGAAAAGCAAAAGGATATTTTAACTGATGCTAAAAAAGAAAAAGCAGAAGTAAAAGAAAGAAAAAAAGTAGCAAAGGCTACTCAAAAATTAAAAGCCTCTTGGGCAACTATGCAATTTGGGGCTAATGATTTATATAGTAATTTTTTTGTCACACCAAAAACTAAAGTAGATAAGGCTTCAATAGTAAAAAGTGAAAATACTATTTTACTAGCTAGTGCAGATAATAATACAAGTTTACCTACTTTTTCTAAAATTGCATCTGACATAGAAGAAACATATGCACCTACAACAGAAGAGATAAACACAAGCAAGGGAAACTTAAGAAATTCAATAGGAAATTTACAAAATAAAATTAATGAAGCTAGAAAAGAAAATGATAAAGAAATACAAGGTCTAAAATTAAAGTTAGTTCAACTTATGGAACAAGGAGATCAAGTAGTTAAATCACCTTGGTCATCTTGGCAATTTGGGGCTAACTTTATGTATAGTAAATGGAATGGAACATACAAAGGCAGAGGAGATAAGCTAACAGAGGGAGCTATAATAAATAGATCAGCTAATTCTCTTGATCCTCTAGCTAAAAATATAGCAATCCCAAATTTAAAAAGTACTAGCTATGGAAGTACAGACTTAAATATTGTAGAAGAACCAAATGCTTCAGTTTCAGTAACTACTAGAATTACTCCAGTTATTATAGATAAAGGTACTACTAGAAAGGCTCAAGAAAATCATACTTTTTTTAAATTTCCTTTCTTTGAAGAAACAACTGTAAGAGTTCCAGTTACTCCAACTATTGACGAGCCAAATGACCCTATAGGTGCTCCTTCCGCTAATTTCATTGGGAGACAGTTCAATGGAATAAACAATAAATACTCATACTGGCATACAGACAATAGTATAGGAGGGGCAGATGGTAACCTATATCAAACTTCTGTAGAAAAAGGAGAAGTTTTTAAAAGAAGAGGTGGAACTGTAAACAGAATCCAACTTAAAAATTACCAAAGAGGACAGATACAAGTAAAACCTGTGAATGTTGATGGTACAGTTGAACCTCCTAGAGATGCTAATATTTCTGGGGATGTTCCTACATTTTTTATGTCTCTTGTAGATATACCTTATTCATATTTTGGAAAAGATTCAAAACTATCTTTAATAAATGAAAATAATAATGTAGATGAACAAGTATTCATACATTTTGAATCAAAAGGTAATCCAAATGATAAATTTGATAAGTTAAAAACAGATGGACATATATCAACAGAAGAATTCAATGAAATAAGAAAGTATACTGACGATACAGACTTCAAAAATAACCAAGATGGAGAACTATATCATGTAAATAGAGGTACAGTTGAGTTAGGAGGGACAGGAGTAAGATATATCCAAACAAACTTTGCTGGAAATTCAGGAAATAGAGTCAACCTTATAGAAAATCGTGGAAATATTATTAGTATGAACTATGAAGAAGGAAATACTAAGACTAGTTCAAATGCTATTTTTGCTTATGTTGGAGATACAGCAACATCTTATACTGGAACACAAAATATATATGTAAACAATAAAACTGGAAAAGTAAGTATGTATGGTGAAAAAGGATATTTTGGCGTTTTTAGTGCTGATAATGGTGGAAACCCTACTTTGCGTGGACCTCGTGATATATCTTTTATAAATGATGGAGAAGTTAATCTGTATGGTAGAAACAGTATAGGTCTATTTATAGACCCTTATGACAGTGATGAATTCTCTGCAAAATCTAATTTTATTATGAATAAACCAATAAATCTTCAAGGAGACAATAGTGTCGGACTTTATATAAGCTATGGTGGAGAGGGATTAAAAAATGCTAGAAATACTGCTAGATTTGTAATAGGAGCAAAAGATAATACCACAATTCCAGCTTATGTTCCTGAAAACTCTCTTCTTAATGTAGCAAATAGTAAAAAGGCTAATCATAATAAAGTTGGTGGAGATGAAAAT from Fusobacterium pseudoperiodonticum carries:
- a CDS encoding DUF3592 domain-containing protein; translated protein: MIELLTSGAMSNRMLLLMFTVFFSIFPVMFLIFGIMMRRGQQNNISSYDGEVKGEIIEVLNSEKSAMFATYPIYQYEVNKHKYIVKPNFIFFNSSLDKKYHDSENVTCITYLNKHGGNTRTKYKVGESIIIKYDIDNPKNHEILNDKDKKFAYNSRRIAALLLIIFPLIFLIASFFIKGQAVFTPAN